In one Actinopolymorpha sp. NPDC004070 genomic region, the following are encoded:
- a CDS encoding class I SAM-dependent methyltransferase codes for MPDALFADSRLAEIYDWVDADRSDLDVYAAMVAEFGARSVLDVGCGTGTFACLLAERGVEVVGVDPAAASLDVARRKPGADRVRWLHGDATALPPLRVDLATMTGNVAQVFVTDDEWAATLRGVRAALRPDGRLVFETRIPEREAWREWNPEQTRTRTHVPGIGYVETWTDTAEVDGQLVSFRGTYVFESDGAVLTSHSTLRFRGREEVEDSLTAAGFTVDEIRDAPDRPGREYVFVARPGGQG; via the coding sequence GTGCCCGACGCGCTGTTCGCCGACTCCCGGCTCGCCGAGATCTACGACTGGGTGGACGCCGACCGAAGTGACCTGGACGTGTACGCCGCGATGGTCGCCGAGTTCGGCGCCCGCAGCGTGCTGGACGTCGGATGCGGCACGGGCACCTTCGCCTGTCTGCTCGCCGAGCGGGGAGTCGAGGTCGTCGGCGTCGATCCGGCGGCGGCTTCCCTGGACGTGGCGCGGCGCAAGCCGGGGGCCGACCGGGTGCGCTGGCTGCACGGGGACGCCACCGCCCTGCCGCCGCTGCGGGTGGACCTCGCCACGATGACGGGCAACGTAGCGCAGGTCTTCGTGACCGACGACGAGTGGGCGGCGACCCTGCGCGGGGTTCGGGCAGCGCTCCGGCCGGACGGCCGGCTGGTGTTCGAGACCCGCATACCCGAACGGGAGGCGTGGCGGGAGTGGAACCCCGAGCAGACCCGAACCCGGACCCACGTCCCGGGGATCGGGTACGTGGAGACGTGGACCGACACCGCGGAGGTCGACGGACAGCTGGTCAGCTTCCGCGGGACCTACGTCTTCGAGTCCGACGGCGCGGTGCTCACCTCGCACTCCACGCTGCGCTTCCGCGGCCGCGAGGAGGTCGAGGACTCCCTGACCGCGGCGGGGTTCACCGTGGACGAGATCAGAGACGCACCTGACCGGCCCGGGCGGGAGTACGTCTTCGTCGCCCGCCCGGGCGGCCAGGGGTGA
- the xseA gene encoding exodeoxyribonuclease VII large subunit: protein MALQTSPESPAPVRQIANLIGQWIGRLGAVWVEGQVAQLTRRPGTSTVFLTLRDPVADISVQVTCPRRVFDIVDPPVVEGARVLVHARPAYYAPRGTLSLAASDIRPVGLGDLLARIERRKRLLAAEGLFARERKRPLPFLPTRIGLVCGRNSAAEHDVLENTRRRWAAVKFRVENVAVQGPQSAGQVMEALRRLDADATVDVIVVARGGGSVEDLLPFSDEGLIRAVAECRTPVVSAIGHEQDSPLLDLVADVRASTPTDAARRIVPDVGEETARVDALRGRARQLFGAWLDRELTGLHTLRARSALGDPDRDLGRRAEQIVALRARADRCVGQLLDRADDNLHHQLARVRALSPKATLDRGYAVVQKADGHAVRDPAEVSGGELLAARVAAGQFSVRVEDAGDASDTTSGSSAGADTAAKSESARATGTRR from the coding sequence ATGGCCCTGCAGACGTCGCCGGAAAGCCCCGCGCCAGTACGCCAGATCGCCAACCTGATCGGCCAGTGGATCGGCCGCCTCGGCGCGGTCTGGGTCGAGGGCCAGGTGGCGCAGCTGACCAGGCGGCCCGGCACCTCCACGGTCTTCCTGACGCTGCGCGACCCGGTGGCCGACATCTCTGTGCAGGTCACCTGCCCGCGCCGGGTGTTCGACATCGTGGACCCGCCGGTGGTGGAGGGCGCGCGCGTCCTCGTCCACGCCCGCCCGGCCTACTACGCTCCGAGAGGCACGCTGTCCCTGGCCGCGTCCGACATTCGCCCCGTCGGCCTCGGTGACCTCCTCGCCCGCATCGAACGCCGCAAGCGGCTGCTGGCCGCGGAGGGCCTGTTCGCCCGCGAGCGCAAGCGCCCGCTGCCGTTCCTGCCCACCCGGATCGGGCTGGTCTGCGGCCGCAACTCCGCCGCCGAGCACGACGTGCTCGAGAACACCCGGCGCCGGTGGGCGGCGGTGAAATTCCGGGTGGAGAACGTCGCCGTCCAGGGGCCCCAGTCCGCCGGCCAGGTGATGGAGGCGCTGCGGCGGCTGGACGCCGACGCGACCGTGGACGTCATCGTGGTGGCCCGCGGCGGTGGTTCGGTGGAGGATCTGCTGCCGTTCTCCGACGAGGGCCTGATCCGCGCCGTGGCGGAGTGCCGTACGCCGGTGGTGAGCGCGATCGGGCACGAGCAGGACTCACCACTGCTCGACCTGGTGGCCGACGTACGCGCGTCCACACCGACCGACGCGGCTCGGCGGATCGTGCCGGACGTCGGCGAGGAGACCGCTCGGGTCGACGCACTGCGCGGCCGCGCCCGCCAGTTGTTCGGCGCCTGGCTGGACCGCGAGCTGACCGGCCTGCACACGTTGCGGGCGAGGTCGGCGCTCGGCGACCCGGATCGTGATCTGGGACGCCGCGCCGAGCAGATCGTGGCGCTGCGCGCCCGCGCCGACCGTTGCGTCGGACAGCTGCTGGACCGCGCCGACGACAACCTGCACCACCAGCTGGCCAGGGTGCGTGCGCTGTCTCCGAAGGCGACGCTGGACCGGGGCTACGCCGTCGTGCAGAAGGCCGACGGGCACGCGGTCCGCGACCCCGCGGAGGTGAGCGGGGGCGAGCTTCTGGCCGCCCGGGTGGCCGCCGGGCAGTTCTCGGTCCGCGTAGAGGACGCCGGCGACGCGTCGGACACCACGTCCGGGTCGAGCGCCGGGGCGGATACCGCGGCGAAGTCGGAGTCGGCGCGCGCGACCGGCACACGCCGATGA
- a CDS encoding exodeoxyribonuclease VII small subunit — protein MSEPDTREPETALSYEQARDELVDVVRQLEAGGTTLEESLRLWERGEELAAICQGWLDGARARLEAARASKEQDEIEDLDEDE, from the coding sequence GTGAGCGAGCCCGACACCCGCGAGCCCGAGACCGCACTGTCGTACGAACAGGCCCGAGACGAGCTGGTCGACGTCGTACGCCAACTGGAAGCCGGCGGCACCACCCTCGAGGAGTCGCTGCGCCTGTGGGAGCGCGGCGAGGAGCTCGCGGCGATCTGCCAGGGCTGGCTCGACGGCGCCCGGGCCCGGCTGGAGGCCGCTCGCGCGTCGAAGGAGCAGGACGAGATCGAGGATCTCGACGAGGACGAGTAG
- a CDS encoding sugar ABC transporter permease, whose translation MNGEQVGTRTRPSGRGGAGSGSAVASPAGLGDRVRAHRNFYLMVAPFFVLFGVFGLVPIVAAFWIGFTDWDGLDPAHFVGLDNYVSIVTDPTFGKAVFNTVYIWLGSTLVTVGAAFVLAYLINEYVVFGRSFLRMVFLLPLLAAPAVIAIIMSVLFSTNAGLVNAFLSFVSGDRVTLDWLASTVWIKPIIIVMITWRFLGFHMLLFVAGLQSIPRELYDAARVDGAGGRQVFARVTVPLMLPIIFFSATSSTVGAFQLFDEPFVLTNGTGGTDQSAEVLGTMLYRTAFTDFRFGTASALSWVMFALIAVFTIVNSRLLRVRT comes from the coding sequence GTGAACGGGGAACAGGTCGGCACTCGCACCCGGCCGTCCGGTCGCGGCGGCGCCGGGTCCGGTTCGGCGGTGGCGTCGCCGGCAGGGCTGGGCGACCGGGTGCGGGCGCACCGCAACTTCTACCTGATGGTCGCGCCGTTCTTCGTGCTCTTCGGGGTGTTCGGGCTGGTGCCGATCGTGGCGGCGTTCTGGATCGGCTTCACCGACTGGGACGGGCTCGACCCGGCGCACTTCGTCGGGCTGGACAACTACGTGTCCATCGTCACCGACCCGACGTTCGGCAAGGCGGTGTTCAACACCGTCTACATCTGGCTGGGCTCGACGCTGGTGACGGTGGGCGCGGCGTTCGTACTCGCCTATCTCATCAACGAGTACGTCGTGTTCGGGCGGAGCTTCCTGCGGATGGTGTTCCTCCTTCCGCTGCTGGCCGCCCCCGCGGTGATCGCGATCATCATGAGCGTGCTCTTCTCCACGAACGCGGGCCTTGTCAACGCGTTCTTGTCGTTCGTCAGCGGCGACCGGGTGACGCTGGACTGGCTGGCGTCGACGGTGTGGATCAAACCGATCATCATCGTGATGATCACCTGGCGGTTCCTCGGCTTCCACATGCTGTTGTTCGTGGCCGGCCTGCAGTCGATCCCGCGAGAGCTGTACGACGCGGCGCGGGTCGACGGAGCGGGCGGGCGGCAGGTGTTCGCGCGGGTGACGGTGCCGTTGATGCTGCCGATCATCTTCTTCAGCGCCACGTCGTCGACGGTCGGCGCGTTCCAGCTCTTCGACGAACCCTTCGTGCTGACCAACGGCACCGGTGGCACCGACCAGTCCGCCGAGGTGCTCGGCACGATGCTCTACCGCACGGCGTTCACCGACTTCCGCTTCGGTACGGCGTCGGCGCTGTCGTGGGTGATGTTCGCGCTGATCGCGGTGTTCACCATCGTCAACAGCAGGTTGCTGCGGGTGCGGACATGA
- a CDS encoding DUF6542 domain-containing protein, producing the protein MAAEEDRRGRDHADGSSPPPPRAERAPTGGPRRERPPVEPPRRERPPVDATWRQRPAAEVGRRPAGRRVATSAVEVPPSPDRPAVRGRRMAFPLPADLPTRAERAAWPPPATGAIQPGPTADGGPGRPGRRARVTSPVPDPTADQLPTTPAPPASSASSALVAADPSGKPDVDLDEQEGVLPRLPRADAHRARPLPVALSDEHAFEADLGPPPASGRRVPADLSPDAREAGTDSATAGRRRRTDDSPGATTEPAWRPVLPESAGSGPRDLAPAERPRADPAPAAPARHAEPVWQTESHWRSVLAQRPEPAQQAEPVWQTESHWRSVLAQRPEPARSELPSTDRPPTDAAGHDTPERGTPERGTTEGDTPGRDQPQDLSPGTRRPVDHAGIPQDLRPRGLRRAEDTEESGSQTVTDTRRQAARPPARPQPDPRGSANPAQGRAGRRNTDPREMGMPAFVAVLVGVGGSVLGAFLDILVTGGVGLLFSLCFVLTAFGVAAGVRRTGMFPAGVLPPFAALASLVVVAAVDPKRIATTTSPVRAVLVGLAWESWTIVAGCAVALVTIAVRLVYARRARVSASRRPAEAYATPGAARRSGSPRRS; encoded by the coding sequence GTGGCAGCCGAGGAGGACCGGCGCGGCCGGGACCACGCCGACGGGTCGAGCCCGCCACCGCCCCGTGCCGAACGCGCACCGACCGGGGGTCCCCGCCGAGAGCGTCCGCCGGTCGAGCCGCCGCGCCGGGAGCGCCCGCCGGTCGACGCGACCTGGCGGCAGCGTCCTGCGGCCGAGGTCGGCCGGCGGCCCGCCGGCCGACGTGTCGCCACGTCGGCGGTCGAGGTCCCGCCGTCGCCGGATCGCCCGGCGGTGCGCGGTCGCCGGATGGCGTTCCCCCTGCCGGCCGACCTGCCCACGCGCGCGGAGCGGGCCGCCTGGCCGCCCCCGGCGACCGGCGCCATCCAGCCCGGTCCGACGGCGGACGGCGGCCCTGGTCGCCCGGGAAGGCGGGCCAGGGTCACCTCGCCGGTTCCGGACCCGACGGCCGACCAGTTACCCACCACCCCGGCACCGCCTGCGTCGTCCGCGTCGTCCGCGTTGGTTGCGGCGGACCCGAGTGGGAAGCCGGACGTGGACCTCGACGAGCAGGAGGGCGTACTCCCCCGCCTGCCCCGGGCCGACGCACACCGGGCGCGCCCGCTGCCGGTCGCGCTGAGCGACGAGCACGCATTCGAAGCGGACCTCGGCCCGCCGCCCGCCAGCGGTCGGCGAGTCCCCGCCGATCTGTCGCCGGACGCGCGGGAGGCAGGGACTGACTCGGCCACAGCCGGCAGGCGCCGCCGTACCGACGACTCGCCCGGAGCAACCACCGAGCCGGCCTGGCGACCCGTACTCCCAGAGTCGGCCGGATCAGGACCGCGCGACCTCGCCCCCGCCGAACGACCTCGGGCCGACCCGGCACCGGCCGCGCCGGCGCGGCACGCCGAGCCGGTGTGGCAGACCGAATCCCACTGGCGGTCCGTACTGGCCCAGCGACCGGAGCCGGCGCAGCAGGCCGAACCGGTGTGGCAGACCGAATCCCACTGGCGGTCCGTACTGGCCCAGCGACCGGAGCCGGCGCGGTCCGAGCTTCCGTCGACGGATCGCCCCCCGACCGACGCCGCCGGACACGACACCCCGGAACGCGGCACACCAGAACGCGGCACCACCGAAGGCGACACCCCCGGGCGTGACCAGCCTCAGGATCTGTCCCCCGGGACGCGCCGGCCTGTCGACCACGCCGGCATTCCGCAGGACCTTCGCCCGAGGGGCCTGCGCCGCGCAGAGGACACCGAGGAGAGCGGTTCACAGACCGTGACGGACACCCGACGGCAGGCGGCCCGGCCCCCGGCGCGCCCACAGCCGGACCCCCGAGGGTCCGCGAACCCGGCGCAGGGTCGCGCTGGTCGACGGAACACCGATCCGCGCGAGATGGGGATGCCGGCATTCGTCGCGGTGCTCGTGGGCGTCGGCGGCAGCGTGCTCGGCGCGTTCCTGGACATCCTGGTGACCGGCGGGGTCGGCCTGCTGTTCAGCCTGTGCTTCGTCCTGACCGCGTTCGGTGTCGCGGCCGGCGTACGCCGTACCGGCATGTTTCCCGCCGGAGTCCTGCCGCCGTTCGCCGCGCTGGCCAGCCTGGTCGTGGTCGCGGCCGTCGACCCGAAGCGGATCGCCACCACCACGTCGCCGGTACGCGCGGTACTGGTCGGTCTGGCGTGGGAGTCGTGGACGATCGTCGCCGGCTGTGCCGTGGCGCTCGTGACGATCGCGGTGCGGTTGGTGTACGCGCGCCGCGCCCGGGTCAGCGCCTCGAGGCGGCCCGCCGAGGCGTACGCAACTCCGGGGGCAGCGCGAAGATCAGGCTCTCCTCGGCGGTCCTGA
- a CDS encoding extracellular solute-binding protein, with protein MGTRHVRRTDRTGRRTDRISRRTFLRGAAHAAGGVAAVAGVAGAGTLVAGCGLDRDGALGDGTGEITVWTWPDNDRMFLQTIPSFERRYPRIKVRVQGFSGTFNSKLLGALVSGTGPDVAMVEITNVSNFKSKPGFVDLSRKPFGAGSMAGKYADFSWKYVADDRSGRIFALPKNTGPGGMFYRRDLFQAAGLPTEPADVHAAMRDWPTFVSAGRKLAVKGERWLLDDPGQLVAVLRNQAGVSYFDESGTPQLDSDIVANALEFAVGLQKDGLLAPDMSSQERGAAINEGAIATFFSGNWFGGLLKAQYAPKSAGKWGVALAPATDGVSAFNYGGDFIGVLRASSNQLAAWEFVKWVTQDPVSLAAMYGRDLYPAWKPAWKSDWINKPDAYYANENVNTVFSEVSATMRPPVTNPNDALASTALTNAVTDVVHGVRTVGAALRKAQADLEDKIS; from the coding sequence ATGGGAACCCGCCACGTCCGCCGGACCGACCGGACCGGCCGCCGGACCGACCGGATCAGCCGCCGGACGTTTCTTCGCGGCGCCGCGCATGCGGCGGGAGGTGTCGCGGCCGTTGCCGGAGTGGCCGGCGCGGGGACTCTGGTGGCCGGTTGCGGGCTGGACCGCGACGGCGCGCTGGGAGACGGCACCGGTGAGATCACCGTGTGGACCTGGCCCGACAACGACCGGATGTTCCTGCAGACGATCCCGTCGTTCGAACGCCGGTATCCGCGGATCAAGGTCCGCGTGCAGGGATTCAGCGGGACGTTCAACAGCAAACTGCTCGGCGCCCTTGTGTCCGGCACCGGACCGGACGTCGCGATGGTGGAGATCACCAACGTCTCGAATTTCAAGAGCAAACCGGGGTTCGTCGACCTGTCACGCAAGCCGTTCGGGGCCGGCTCGATGGCCGGGAAGTACGCCGACTTCTCCTGGAAGTACGTAGCCGACGACCGGTCCGGCCGCATCTTCGCGTTGCCCAAGAACACCGGCCCCGGTGGCATGTTCTATCGCCGGGACCTGTTCCAGGCGGCTGGTCTGCCCACCGAACCCGCGGACGTGCACGCGGCGATGCGTGACTGGCCGACGTTCGTGTCCGCCGGCCGCAAGCTCGCCGTGAAGGGCGAACGCTGGCTGCTGGACGACCCTGGTCAGCTGGTCGCCGTTCTGCGCAACCAGGCAGGTGTGTCGTACTTCGACGAATCCGGTACGCCGCAACTGGACAGCGACATCGTGGCGAACGCGCTGGAGTTCGCGGTCGGGCTGCAGAAGGACGGGCTGCTCGCGCCCGACATGTCCTCCCAGGAACGCGGCGCGGCGATCAACGAGGGCGCGATCGCGACGTTCTTCTCCGGCAACTGGTTCGGTGGTCTGCTCAAGGCGCAGTACGCGCCGAAGAGCGCGGGGAAGTGGGGCGTGGCCCTGGCGCCGGCCACCGACGGCGTGAGCGCGTTCAACTACGGCGGTGACTTCATCGGCGTCCTGCGGGCCAGCAGCAACCAGTTGGCCGCCTGGGAGTTCGTCAAGTGGGTCACCCAGGATCCGGTGAGCCTGGCGGCGATGTACGGCCGCGATCTCTACCCCGCCTGGAAACCGGCGTGGAAGAGCGACTGGATCAACAAGCCCGACGCGTACTACGCGAACGAGAACGTCAACACCGTCTTCAGCGAGGTGTCCGCCACGATGCGACCGCCGGTGACGAACCCCAACGACGCGCTGGCCAGCACTGCCCTCACCAACGCCGTCACCGACGTCGTGCACGGCGTCCGGACCGTCGGTGCGGCGTTGCGGAAGGCGCAGGCCGACCTCGAGGACAAGATCTCGTGA
- a CDS encoding MarR family transcriptional regulator, producing the protein MVRYLVRLGEHRCMHTQVSRFEVTPGAAVCEPPELRVSELAQRVGLNQSSETRLVSRLEAKNLVRRSGGRRVGTDARTGRAAGAGRTYSVPRASGVQRRAVVLARAGAVAFRHRSRGGVR; encoded by the coding sequence ATGGTGCGCTACCTGGTTCGGCTGGGAGAGCATCGATGCATGCACACGCAGGTATCTCGGTTCGAGGTGACGCCCGGCGCGGCGGTCTGCGAACCACCCGAGCTGCGGGTCAGTGAGCTCGCGCAGCGGGTTGGGCTGAACCAGAGTTCCGAGACGCGCCTGGTGAGCCGGCTGGAAGCCAAGAATCTGGTGCGCCGATCCGGCGGACGTCGGGTCGGGACTGACGCCCGGACCGGGCGCGCCGCCGGAGCGGGGCGAACCTATTCTGTGCCGCGTGCATCTGGAGTTCAGCGGCGAGCTGTGGTTCTGGCGCGGGCCGGCGCCGTGGCATTTCGTCACCGTTCCCGAGGAGGAGTGCGGTGA
- a CDS encoding DNA recombination protein RmuC, which produces MNGTIFLAFVVGIAVGLAIGALLVRVRIAESLARAGAERDAAESRLAELTADRRSLAEQFKALSADALAQSSRQLLDLTDARVRAAETVVAPVKESLDRFDGRLRQLEESRVALQSSLREQVDAVRLTGEALRRETGALAAALRKPQVRGRWGELHLARVTELAGLVDHVDTSFQHSATNTDGDTDAVHRPDLVVHLAGGKHVVVDAKVPLEAFLDAAEAGDDRTRAERLARHARHVRHHVDALAGKGYWRRLPATPEFVVLFMPGEAFLSHALEADHTLLEYAAERRVILATPSTLIALLRTVAYAWTEQALTHNAREVFELGRELYQRLGRLGRHLDRLGRSLTGAVGSYNEAVGSLETRVLVSARRLHELKVTDEDLQAPAPVEQAVRPLAAAELVGAAAEARAVRRVGEG; this is translated from the coding sequence ATGAACGGGACGATCTTCCTCGCCTTCGTCGTCGGGATCGCGGTCGGCTTGGCCATCGGCGCACTGCTGGTGCGGGTCCGGATCGCGGAGTCGCTCGCCCGGGCCGGCGCCGAGCGGGACGCCGCGGAGAGCCGGCTGGCCGAGCTGACCGCCGACCGGCGTTCGCTGGCCGAGCAGTTCAAGGCCCTGTCCGCCGACGCGCTCGCCCAGTCCAGCCGGCAGCTGCTCGACCTCACCGACGCCCGGGTGCGGGCCGCGGAGACGGTGGTGGCGCCGGTGAAGGAGAGCCTGGACCGCTTCGACGGGCGGCTGCGCCAGCTGGAGGAGTCCCGGGTGGCGCTGCAGTCGTCCCTGCGCGAGCAGGTCGACGCGGTCCGCCTCACCGGTGAGGCGCTACGCCGGGAGACCGGCGCGCTGGCCGCGGCGCTGCGCAAGCCGCAGGTGCGCGGGCGCTGGGGCGAGCTGCACCTCGCCCGGGTGACCGAGCTCGCCGGCCTGGTCGACCACGTCGACACCAGCTTCCAGCACAGTGCGACCAACACCGACGGTGACACCGACGCTGTTCACCGGCCCGACCTGGTGGTCCACCTGGCCGGCGGAAAGCACGTGGTGGTCGACGCCAAGGTGCCGCTGGAGGCATTCCTGGACGCGGCCGAGGCGGGCGACGACCGTACCCGCGCGGAGCGGCTGGCCCGGCACGCCCGGCACGTCCGCCATCACGTCGACGCGCTCGCGGGCAAGGGTTACTGGCGCCGGTTGCCGGCGACTCCTGAGTTCGTGGTGCTGTTCATGCCGGGTGAGGCGTTCCTGTCCCACGCGCTCGAGGCCGACCACACGTTGTTGGAGTACGCCGCCGAACGCCGGGTGATCCTGGCCACGCCGAGCACCCTGATCGCGCTGCTCCGGACGGTGGCGTACGCCTGGACCGAGCAGGCCCTCACCCACAATGCCCGGGAGGTTTTCGAACTCGGCCGCGAGCTCTACCAGCGGCTCGGCCGGCTCGGCCGTCATCTCGACCGACTGGGACGATCGCTGACCGGCGCCGTCGGCTCCTACAACGAGGCCGTCGGGTCGCTGGAGACGAGAGTGCTGGTCAGCGCCCGCCGGCTGCACGAGCTGAAGGTGACCGACGAGGACCTCCAGGCACCCGCCCCGGTCGAGCAGGCGGTCCGGCCCCTCGCCGCCGCCGAACTGGTCGGCGCGGCCGCCGAGGCACGTGCGGTCCGCCGGGTCGGCGAGGGCTGA
- a CDS encoding DUF1905 domain-containing protein, producing the protein MHLEFSGELWFWRGPAPWHFVTVPEEECGELAATSSYVTYGWGMIPVTARIGATEWTTSLWPKDGRYIVPVKAWVRRAEGLELGDVVTIGLDVGA; encoded by the coding sequence GTGCATCTGGAGTTCAGCGGCGAGCTGTGGTTCTGGCGCGGGCCGGCGCCGTGGCATTTCGTCACCGTTCCCGAGGAGGAGTGCGGTGAGCTGGCGGCGACGTCGTCGTACGTCACCTACGGCTGGGGGATGATCCCCGTCACCGCGCGAATCGGGGCGACGGAGTGGACGACGTCGCTGTGGCCGAAGGACGGCCGGTACATCGTGCCGGTCAAGGCGTGGGTACGCCGGGCCGAGGGGCTCGAGCTCGGCGACGTGGTGACGATCGGTCTGGACGTCGGCGCCTGA
- a CDS encoding 4-hydroxy-3-methylbut-2-enyl diphosphate reductase, producing the protein MSGMTSSERRVLLAAPRGYCAGVDRAVITVEKALDKYGPPVYVRKQIVHNKHVVSSLEARGAVFVDELESVPEGATVVFSAHGVSPAVHAEAEERSLRTIDATCPLVTKVHNEARRFAGGGQDILLIGHAGHEEVEGTAGEAPDHIQLVEGPDDVDRIEVRDPSRVAWLSQTTLSVDETMQTVDRLRERFPQLIDPPSDDICYATQNRQVAVKEIAAQADLVIVVGSANSSNSVRLVEVALEAGARAAYRVDNAEEIEEAWLDGVQVVGVTSGASVPDSLVEGVLDLLTEHGFPAAEEVRTAEESLIFALPPELRTPRRAASRR; encoded by the coding sequence ATGAGTGGCATGACGTCGAGCGAACGCCGAGTCCTGCTCGCTGCCCCGCGCGGTTACTGCGCCGGAGTCGACCGGGCGGTGATCACGGTCGAGAAGGCCCTGGACAAGTACGGGCCGCCCGTCTACGTCCGCAAGCAGATCGTGCACAACAAGCACGTGGTCAGCAGCCTCGAAGCGCGTGGCGCGGTGTTCGTGGACGAGCTGGAGAGCGTGCCGGAGGGCGCGACCGTGGTGTTCTCCGCCCACGGCGTCTCACCCGCCGTGCACGCGGAGGCCGAGGAGCGTTCGCTGCGGACGATCGACGCGACCTGCCCGCTGGTGACGAAGGTGCACAACGAGGCCCGCAGGTTCGCCGGCGGCGGCCAGGACATCCTCCTCATCGGCCACGCCGGCCACGAGGAGGTCGAGGGCACTGCCGGGGAGGCCCCCGACCACATCCAGCTCGTCGAGGGACCCGACGACGTGGACCGGATCGAGGTTCGTGACCCGTCCCGCGTGGCCTGGTTGTCCCAGACGACGCTGTCGGTCGACGAGACCATGCAGACGGTCGACCGGCTCCGGGAGCGGTTCCCGCAGCTGATCGACCCGCCGAGCGACGACATCTGTTACGCCACCCAGAACCGCCAGGTCGCGGTGAAGGAGATCGCCGCCCAGGCCGACCTGGTGATCGTGGTGGGCTCGGCGAACTCCTCCAACTCCGTACGCCTCGTCGAGGTCGCGCTGGAGGCAGGTGCTCGTGCGGCCTACCGCGTGGACAACGCCGAGGAGATCGAGGAGGCCTGGCTGGACGGCGTGCAGGTGGTCGGCGTCACCAGCGGTGCGTCGGTCCCGGACTCACTCGTCGAGGGTGTGCTCGACCTGCTGACCGAGCACGGCTTCCCCGCCGCCGAGGAGGTCAGGACCGCCGAGGAGAGCCTGATCTTCGCGCTGCCCCCGGAGTTGCGTACGCCTCGGCGGGCCGCCTCGAGGCGCTGA
- the ychF gene encoding redox-regulated ATPase YchF produces MALSIGIVGLPNAGKSTLFNALTANDVLAANYPFATLEPNVGVVGVPDPRLDVLGRMFDSAKLVPATVQFVDIAGLVRGASEGEGLGNQFLAHIRETDAICQVTRAFRDPNVVHVDGEVSPAGDIGTITTELILADLQTIEKALPRLEKEARLKKDLVETIEVVRRTQTALEKGITAFAAGVDLAALRELNLLTAKPFIYIFNCDEGELSDEAMRAELTELVAPAQAIFLDAKIESELLELAPEEAAELLASTGQEESGLKMLATVGFDTLGLQTFLTAGPKESRAWTIRKGSTAPEAAGAIHTDFQRGFIKAEIVSYDELVDAGSMNEARARGKVRLEGKDYVMADGDVVEFKFNV; encoded by the coding sequence GTGGCCTTGTCGATCGGAATCGTCGGACTCCCCAACGCCGGGAAGTCGACCCTTTTCAACGCTCTCACCGCAAATGACGTGCTCGCCGCCAACTACCCGTTCGCGACGCTGGAGCCGAACGTCGGCGTGGTCGGCGTACCCGACCCACGGCTGGACGTGCTGGGCCGCATGTTCGACTCGGCGAAGTTGGTGCCGGCGACGGTGCAGTTCGTCGACATCGCGGGCCTGGTGCGCGGCGCGTCGGAGGGTGAGGGGCTCGGAAACCAGTTCCTGGCCCACATCCGCGAGACCGACGCGATCTGCCAGGTGACCCGGGCGTTCCGCGACCCGAACGTCGTTCACGTCGATGGCGAGGTCTCGCCGGCCGGTGACATCGGCACGATCACGACCGAGCTGATCCTCGCCGACCTGCAGACCATCGAGAAGGCGCTGCCGAGGCTGGAGAAGGAAGCCCGGCTGAAGAAGGACCTGGTCGAGACGATCGAGGTCGTACGCCGGACCCAGACCGCCCTGGAGAAGGGGATCACCGCGTTCGCCGCCGGTGTCGACCTGGCCGCGCTGCGCGAACTCAACCTGCTCACCGCCAAGCCGTTCATCTACATCTTCAACTGCGACGAGGGCGAACTCTCCGACGAGGCGATGCGCGCCGAGCTGACGGAGCTGGTGGCACCCGCGCAGGCGATCTTCCTGGACGCCAAGATCGAGTCGGAGCTGCTGGAACTCGCGCCCGAGGAGGCCGCGGAGCTGCTGGCCTCGACGGGGCAGGAGGAGTCCGGGCTGAAGATGCTGGCGACAGTCGGTTTCGACACCCTCGGGCTGCAGACCTTCCTGACCGCGGGGCCGAAGGAGTCGCGGGCCTGGACGATCCGCAAGGGATCGACAGCACCGGAGGCCGCGGGTGCCATCCACACCGACTTCCAGCGCGGGTTCATCAAGGCCGAGATCGTGTCCTACGACGAACTCGTCGACGCCGGCTCGATGAACGAGGCGCGGGCACGCGGGAAGGTACGCCTGGAGGGCAAGGACTACGTCATGGCCGACGGTGACGTGGTGGAGTTCAAGTTCAACGTCTGA